One window of the Triticum dicoccoides isolate Atlit2015 ecotype Zavitan chromosome 3B, WEW_v2.0, whole genome shotgun sequence genome contains the following:
- the LOC119281827 gene encoding fructose-bisphosphate aldolase 1, cytoplasmic-like gives MNKLQTKKPWNMSFSFGRALQQSTLKAWSGKRENEEKARATFLVRCKANSEATLGTYKGDATLGEGASERLHFKDYKY, from the coding sequence ATGAACAAGCTCCAGACCAAGAAGCCTTGGAACATGTCCTTCTCCTTCGGGCGTGCCCTCCAGCAGAGCACCCTCAAGGCCTGGTCCGGCAAGAGGGAGAACGAGGAGAAGGCCAGGGCGACATTCCTGGTGAGGTGCAAGGCCAACTCTGAGGCCACCCTCGGCACCTACAAGGGCGATGCCACCCTCGGCGAGGGCGCCTCCGAGCGCCTCCACTTCAAGGACTACAAGTACTGA